From Deltaproteobacteria bacterium, the proteins below share one genomic window:
- the rplB gene encoding 50S ribosomal protein L2, whose translation MALIKYKPTSAGRRLMTVSDFAEITKGKPERSLVESQSKSGGRNAHGHITRRHQGGGHKRKFRIIDFKRDKDGVPAKVAAIEYDPNRSANLALLHYADGEKRYILHPVGVNVGDALISSSNEGPDIRPGNCLPLSAIPVGTVIHNIEIKPGRGAQLIRSAGSFGQLMAKEGDYAQIRMPSQEVRKVLVVCKATIGQIGNIEHELVRLGKAGRKRWLGIRPTVRGQAMNPVDHPHGGGEGKSGQGNPHPVSPWGQKSKGLKTRNNRRTDKFIVTGRRRGVRSQQQ comes from the coding sequence ATGGCACTCATCAAGTACAAGCCGACCAGCGCTGGGCGTCGCCTGATGACGGTCTCCGATTTCGCGGAGATCACCAAGGGCAAGCCTGAGCGGAGCCTGGTCGAGAGCCAGAGCAAGAGCGGCGGGCGCAATGCGCACGGCCACATCACCCGTCGGCACCAGGGTGGCGGCCACAAGCGCAAGTTCCGCATCATCGACTTCAAGCGGGACAAGGACGGCGTGCCGGCCAAGGTCGCGGCGATCGAGTACGACCCGAACCGCTCCGCCAACCTGGCGCTGCTGCACTACGCCGACGGCGAGAAGCGCTACATCCTCCACCCGGTCGGTGTGAACGTGGGCGACGCGCTCATCAGCTCGAGCAACGAGGGCCCGGACATTCGCCCGGGCAACTGCCTCCCGCTCTCGGCGATCCCCGTCGGCACCGTGATCCACAACATCGAGATCAAGCCGGGCCGCGGCGCGCAGCTCATCCGCTCGGCGGGCTCCTTTGGCCAGCTCATGGCGAAGGAGGGCGACTACGCCCAGATCCGCATGCCCAGCCAGGAGGTCCGCAAGGTCCTCGTGGTGTGCAAGGCGACCATCGGCCAGATCGGCAACATCGAGCACGAGCTGGTGCGCCTGGGCAAGGCGGGCCGCAAGCGCTGGCTGGGCATCCGCCCGACGGTCCGCGGCCAGGCCATGAACCCCGTGGACCACCCGCACGGCGGCGGCGAGGGCAAGTCCGGTCAGGGTAACCCCCACCCGGTGAGCCCCTGGGGCCAGAAGTCGAAGGGCCTCAAGACCCGCAACAACCGCCGCACCGACAAGTTCATCGTCACCGGCCGGCGCCGCGGCGTCCGCAGCCAGCAGCAGTAA
- a CDS encoding 50S ribosomal protein L23: MNAHQIIKGPIITEKLDAERETHRHYAFNVDLKANKDNIKQAIQQLFKVTVTGIRTSVHRGKVKRMGKNIGKRSNWKRAIVTLKEGDKIDLFEGNA; encoded by the coding sequence ATGAACGCGCATCAGATCATCAAGGGCCCGATCATCACCGAGAAGCTCGACGCCGAGCGCGAGACGCACCGCCACTACGCGTTCAACGTCGACCTCAAGGCCAACAAAGACAACATCAAGCAGGCCATCCAGCAGCTCTTCAAGGTCACCGTGACCGGCATTCGCACCAGCGTGCACCGCGGCAAGGTGAAGCGCATGGGCAAGAACATCGGCAAGCGCTCCAACTGGAAGCGGGCCATCGTCACCCTCAAGGAGGGCGACAAGATCGACCTCTTCGAGGGCAACGCCTAA